One segment of Streptomyces sp. NBC_00576 DNA contains the following:
- a CDS encoding beta-galactosidase, whose protein sequence is MKRELAVPGIAYGGDYNPEQWPEEVWAEDMRLMREAEVTMVSVGIFSWALLEPAEGVYDFTRMDRLLDLLAQNGIAADLATPTAAPPAWFFRAHPEALPVDKDGRRLSYGSRQTFCPSSPAYREAALRIAGALAERYADHPAVVMWHVHNEYGCHNPACYCDDSAESFRHWLRARYGNDLAALNHAWGTTFWSQWYYDWAEIIPPRATGAVPNPTHQLDWRRFCSDELLSLYKAERDVLRAAAPSLPATTNFMVMYNFDALDYWRWAPELDVVANDHYLRSTDPESQIDIALSGDLMRSLAGGPWFLMEHSTGAVNWQPVNRAKTAGELRRNALAHVAHGADGIAYFQWRAAKAGAEQWHSAMLPHAGTDSQIWRDVVQLGADLRALAEVRGSSGTASVAIVWDWNARWALELPSQPNSELRFQDLVRDWYEPLWRAGVAVDFVRPDAELDGYRLVLAPSLYLIDDEGAGNLTGFAERGGTLAVGFHSGAVDANCHVRLGGYPGAFREALGVRADELFPLLPGESVGLSGGDGTGTLWSERLRLEGAGAEAVLSYTDGPLAGVPAVTRNSVGTGAGWYLATRPDPSTLGALLGRMCAEAGVEGVRATPVGVEAVVRRGPDADYLFLIDHAGDGAQVAVAEGATELLTGERVVGGSVRVLPGGVAVVREARL, encoded by the coding sequence ATGAAGCGCGAACTCGCGGTCCCCGGTATCGCGTACGGGGGCGACTACAACCCCGAGCAGTGGCCCGAGGAGGTCTGGGCCGAGGACATGCGTCTGATGCGCGAGGCCGAGGTCACCATGGTCAGCGTCGGCATCTTCTCCTGGGCGCTGCTCGAACCGGCCGAGGGCGTCTACGACTTCACGCGCATGGACCGACTCCTGGACCTGCTGGCGCAGAACGGCATCGCCGCCGACCTCGCGACCCCGACGGCGGCACCGCCCGCCTGGTTCTTCCGCGCCCACCCCGAGGCACTCCCGGTGGACAAGGACGGCCGCCGACTCTCGTACGGCAGCCGCCAGACGTTCTGCCCGTCCAGCCCCGCCTACCGCGAGGCCGCCCTGCGGATCGCCGGCGCGCTGGCCGAGCGGTACGCCGACCACCCGGCCGTCGTCATGTGGCACGTCCACAACGAGTACGGCTGCCACAACCCCGCCTGCTACTGCGACGACAGCGCGGAATCCTTCCGCCACTGGCTGCGCGCACGGTACGGGAACGACCTGGCGGCACTGAACCACGCCTGGGGCACCACCTTCTGGAGCCAGTGGTACTACGACTGGGCCGAAATCATCCCGCCCCGCGCGACCGGCGCCGTCCCCAACCCCACCCACCAACTGGACTGGCGCCGCTTCTGCAGCGACGAGCTGCTGTCGCTGTACAAGGCGGAGAGGGACGTGCTGAGGGCGGCGGCCCCTTCCCTCCCGGCCACCACCAACTTCATGGTGATGTACAACTTCGACGCGCTGGACTACTGGCGCTGGGCGCCGGAGCTGGACGTCGTCGCGAACGACCACTACCTCCGCTCGACCGACCCCGAGTCGCAGATCGACATCGCGCTGAGCGGCGACCTGATGCGGTCCCTCGCGGGCGGCCCCTGGTTCCTGATGGAGCACTCCACCGGCGCGGTGAACTGGCAGCCGGTCAACAGGGCGAAGACGGCAGGGGAGTTGCGCCGCAACGCCCTCGCCCATGTCGCCCACGGCGCGGACGGCATCGCGTACTTCCAGTGGCGGGCCGCGAAGGCGGGCGCGGAACAGTGGCACTCGGCGATGCTTCCGCACGCCGGCACGGACAGCCAGATCTGGCGTGACGTGGTCCAACTGGGCGCGGACCTAAGGGCGTTGGCGGAGGTGCGTGGCAGCTCGGGCACGGCTTCGGTGGCCATCGTCTGGGACTGGAACGCCCGTTGGGCCCTGGAACTCCCCTCGCAGCCGAACAGCGAACTCCGCTTCCAGGATCTCGTACGGGACTGGTACGAGCCGCTGTGGCGGGCGGGCGTGGCGGTGGACTTCGTACGGCCGGACGCGGAGTTGGACGGATACCGGCTGGTGCTGGCACCGAGCCTGTACCTGATCGACGACGAGGGCGCCGGGAACCTCACGGGCTTCGCGGAGCGCGGCGGCACGCTGGCCGTCGGGTTCCACAGCGGTGCCGTGGACGCCAACTGCCATGTACGGCTCGGGGGTTACCCGGGCGCGTTCCGAGAGGCCCTCGGGGTGCGGGCGGACGAGCTGTTCCCCTTGCTGCCGGGGGAGTCGGTCGGCCTCAGCGGCGGCGACGGCACGGGAACCCTCTGGTCGGAGCGGTTGCGGCTGGAGGGCGCGGGGGCGGAGGCGGTGCTGTCGTACACGGACGGTCCGTTGGCCGGGGTCCCGGCGGTGACACGCAACTCGGTCGGCACGGGCGCCGGTTGGTATCTGGCGACCCGGCCGGACCCGTCGACGCTGGGTGCGCTGCTCGGGCGTATGTGCGCGGAGGCCGGTGTCGAGGGGGTCCGGGCGACTCCGGTGGGGGTGGAGGCGGTGGTTCGGCGGGGACCGGATGCCGACTATCTCTTCCTCATCGACCATGCGGGGGACGGGGCGCAGGTCGCGGTGGCGGAGGGGGCGACCGAACTCCTCACCGGGGAACGGGTGGTCGGCGGTTCGGTGCGGGTTCTGCCGGGTGGGGTGGCGGTCGTACGGGAGGCGCGGCTTTAG
- a CDS encoding ABC transporter substrate-binding protein: MYHTPSGLSVPGPSRRTLLRGIGGAAALGAAAPLLSACGDSDSGSDAKTVTLGSNSSDAVPKKAFAEIYAAFTKKTGIKVDVNTKDHNTFQEQINSYLQGTPDDVFTWFAGYRMQFFAGKGLASPIDDVWQKIGSNFPEPMKQLSKGADGKYYFVPLYTYPWAMFYRKSVFKEHGYEVPTTWAQFIALCKQMQKDGLVPIAFGDKDAWPALGTFDQINFRTNGYDFHVELMAGKASWTDAKVRATFDNWAEILPYSQEGSTGRTWQDAAQTLVSKKAGMYLLGTFVGQQFTNATDLADLDFFAFPEIDPSFGQDTVEAPTDGFMLSKAPKNKAGSVQLLEFLGTPEAEEIYLKADPNVVAASTTADTSSYSPLQKKAYAMISGAKNLTQFMDRDSRPDFTSTVMQPALQKFIRDPKGIDSLLVSIERQKKAIFASS, translated from the coding sequence ATGTACCACACCCCCTCCGGCCTCTCCGTCCCCGGTCCGAGCCGCCGCACCCTGCTGCGCGGGATCGGCGGCGCGGCGGCGCTCGGCGCTGCCGCGCCGCTGCTGAGCGCCTGCGGCGACAGCGACTCGGGCTCCGACGCGAAGACCGTCACCCTTGGCTCGAACTCGTCGGACGCCGTCCCGAAGAAGGCCTTCGCCGAGATCTATGCGGCGTTCACGAAGAAGACCGGCATCAAGGTCGACGTGAACACGAAGGACCACAACACGTTCCAGGAGCAGATCAACTCCTACCTCCAGGGCACCCCGGACGACGTGTTCACCTGGTTCGCCGGCTACCGCATGCAGTTCTTCGCGGGCAAGGGCCTGGCCAGCCCGATCGACGACGTGTGGCAGAAGATCGGGAGCAACTTCCCCGAGCCGATGAAGCAGCTCAGCAAGGGCGCGGACGGCAAGTACTACTTCGTGCCGCTGTACACGTACCCCTGGGCGATGTTCTACCGGAAGAGCGTCTTCAAGGAGCACGGCTACGAGGTGCCCACCACCTGGGCGCAGTTCATCGCGCTGTGCAAGCAGATGCAGAAGGACGGCCTGGTCCCGATCGCCTTCGGCGACAAGGACGCCTGGCCCGCGCTCGGCACCTTCGACCAGATCAACTTCCGTACCAACGGCTACGACTTCCACGTCGAGCTGATGGCCGGAAAGGCATCCTGGACCGACGCGAAGGTTCGCGCCACGTTCGACAACTGGGCCGAAATTCTCCCCTACAGCCAGGAGGGATCGACCGGTCGTACCTGGCAGGACGCGGCGCAGACGCTCGTCTCGAAGAAGGCCGGCATGTATCTGCTGGGCACCTTCGTGGGCCAGCAGTTCACGAACGCGACCGATCTCGCGGACCTCGACTTCTTCGCCTTCCCGGAGATCGACCCTTCCTTCGGGCAGGACACGGTCGAGGCGCCGACCGACGGCTTCATGCTCAGCAAGGCCCCCAAGAACAAGGCCGGTTCCGTCCAGCTCCTCGAGTTCCTGGGCACTCCGGAGGCCGAGGAGATCTACCTCAAGGCCGACCCGAACGTCGTCGCCGCCTCCACCACCGCCGACACCTCCTCGTACAGCCCCCTGCAGAAGAAGGCGTACGCGATGATCAGCGGCGCGAAGAACCTCACCCAGTTCATGGACCGCGACAGCCGCCCGGACTTCACCTCCACGGTCATGCAGCCCGCGCTGCAGAAGTTCATCCGTGACCCCAAGGGCATCGACAGCCTGCTCGTGTCCATCGAGCGCCAGAAGAAGGCGATCTTCGCCTCCTCATGA
- a CDS encoding carbohydrate ABC transporter permease: protein MSTFDSIPVVPGAADEPPPGGTGTPSSPQSRKPASGHRRLLTRRDRVALGFMAGVPTFLHVALVWVTAFASVVLAFTTWDGIGFDSIKWVGLQNFRELFDSNPQFWPAVQHNVIWFVVLIAIPTPLGLFLAVQLDKNIRFTRVYQTAFFLPVVVSLAVTGFVWQLVYNPDTGLINSLIGANKPGHYIDWIGDPDLNLWAVLVAACWRHTGYMMILYLAGLKGVDPSLREASSLDGANEWQTFKNVIFPTLRPTNTIVLVVTIIESLRAFDLVYVFNGGAQGTELLSILVTNNIIGESSRIGYGSAIAVVLLVISLVVIIPYLISTFRKERRA, encoded by the coding sequence ATGAGCACCTTCGATTCGATCCCCGTGGTCCCGGGGGCGGCCGACGAGCCGCCCCCGGGCGGTACCGGCACTCCCTCCTCCCCGCAGAGCCGCAAGCCGGCCTCGGGCCACCGCCGGCTGCTGACCCGCCGTGACCGGGTCGCCCTGGGCTTCATGGCGGGTGTGCCGACGTTCCTGCACGTCGCCCTGGTGTGGGTGACGGCCTTCGCCTCGGTCGTGCTCGCCTTCACCACCTGGGACGGCATCGGCTTCGACTCCATCAAGTGGGTCGGGCTGCAGAACTTCCGCGAACTCTTCGACAGCAACCCGCAGTTCTGGCCGGCCGTCCAGCACAACGTCATCTGGTTCGTCGTACTCATCGCGATCCCGACCCCGCTGGGCCTGTTCCTGGCCGTCCAGCTGGACAAGAACATCCGGTTCACCCGGGTCTACCAGACGGCGTTCTTCCTGCCGGTCGTGGTGTCGCTGGCGGTCACCGGCTTCGTCTGGCAGCTGGTCTACAACCCGGACACGGGCCTGATCAACAGCCTCATCGGCGCCAACAAGCCCGGCCACTACATCGACTGGATCGGCGACCCCGACCTCAACCTCTGGGCCGTCCTGGTCGCCGCCTGCTGGCGGCACACCGGCTACATGATGATCCTCTACCTAGCCGGTCTGAAGGGCGTCGACCCGTCGCTGCGCGAGGCCTCCTCGCTCGACGGCGCCAACGAGTGGCAGACGTTCAAGAACGTCATCTTCCCCACCCTGCGCCCCACCAACACCATCGTCCTGGTCGTCACGATCATCGAGTCGCTGCGCGCGTTCGACCTCGTGTACGTCTTCAACGGCGGCGCCCAGGGCACCGAACTGCTGTCGATCCTCGTGACCAACAACATCATCGGCGAGTCCAGCCGTATCGGCTACGGGTCCGCGATCGCCGTCGTCCTGCTGGTGATCTCGCTCGTCGTGATCATCCCGTATCTGATCAGCACCTTCCGGAAGGAGCGGCGGGCATGA
- a CDS encoding carbohydrate ABC transporter permease — MSAPTLAAQGPVKGSVKGQRAPVRPARVLLHVFLVLMSLAWLAPLLWAMFAALRPYSETSDKGYVSWPDKLSFANFTNAFTQSDMLHYFGNTLIIAVPAVLLTLFLSSMVAFYVSRFDFRVNISLLLVFTAGNLLPQQVIITPLYRLYLLVDLPGITASGKLYDSALGLVLIHIAFQSGFCAFVLANYMRMLPHELTEAALVDGASVWRMYWQIVLPLCRPAMAALATLLSIWIYNDFFWAIVLISTGENMPITSALNNLSGQYFTDPNLVAAGALLTAIPTLVVYFALQRQFVSGLTLGANKG; from the coding sequence ATGAGCGCTCCCACCCTGGCCGCGCAGGGGCCCGTGAAGGGCTCCGTGAAGGGGCAGCGCGCCCCCGTCCGCCCCGCCCGCGTGCTGCTGCACGTGTTCCTCGTCCTCATGTCGCTGGCCTGGCTGGCGCCCCTGCTGTGGGCCATGTTCGCGGCCCTGCGCCCCTACTCGGAGACCAGCGACAAGGGCTATGTCTCCTGGCCCGACAAGCTGAGCTTCGCCAACTTCACGAACGCGTTCACGCAGTCGGACATGCTGCACTACTTCGGCAACACGCTGATCATCGCCGTACCGGCAGTGCTGCTGACCCTGTTCCTGTCGTCGATGGTCGCCTTCTACGTGAGCCGCTTCGACTTCCGGGTCAATATCTCCCTGCTACTGGTGTTCACGGCCGGCAACCTGCTTCCGCAGCAGGTGATCATCACCCCGCTGTACCGCCTCTACCTGCTCGTGGACCTGCCGGGAATCACTGCCTCGGGCAAGCTGTACGACTCCGCGCTCGGCCTGGTCCTCATCCATATCGCCTTCCAGTCGGGCTTCTGCGCGTTCGTGCTCGCCAACTACATGCGGATGCTCCCGCACGAGCTGACCGAGGCCGCCCTGGTCGACGGCGCCTCCGTCTGGCGGATGTACTGGCAGATCGTGCTGCCGCTGTGCCGCCCGGCGATGGCGGCTCTGGCCACCCTGCTCTCCATCTGGATCTACAACGACTTCTTCTGGGCGATCGTGCTGATCTCCACCGGCGAGAACATGCCGATCACCTCGGCCCTCAACAACCTCTCCGGCCAGTACTTCACCGACCCCAACCTGGTCGCCGCGGGCGCTTTGCTGACCGCGATCCCCACCCTGGTCGTGTACTTCGCACTCCAGCGGCAGTTCGTCAGCGGCCTGACCCTGGGCGCAAACAAGGGCTGA